From a single Solenopsis invicta isolate M01_SB chromosome 6, UNIL_Sinv_3.0, whole genome shotgun sequence genomic region:
- the LOC105203822 gene encoding uncharacterized protein LOC105203822 — MFALFFAFVFVTAAYAANDIPFYIRLCGRNSPNDVYGQCIKDNINNVKNTICSQGLPEFNVSPLEPIIIDKIVVYDRDSLKLIVTDAKVRDFCDLDITFINVHGDKLRFEAGALIKHITVDATYDFDIQLLVSLAHKGLIHVTTDDLGVKLEVQLKEVTKNNKTQMYISKTKSQIDITKYTFQFDDEKEGLGQLHDILTKTINDNAKEIINKIKPSLELALSKTFMSVYNKVIYNRFEQLFPDEV; from the exons atgtttgcattattttttgcttttgtaTTCGTAACAGCTGCATATGCTGCAAATGACATAC CTTTCTACATTCGCTTATGTGGGCGTAACAGTCCCAACGATGTCTACGGTCAATGCATAAAAGACAACATCAATAATGTGAAGAATACGATTTGCAGTCAAGGCTTACCAGAATTTAACGTTTCTCCCTTAGAGCCaataattattgacaaaatagTTGTTTATGACAGAGATAGTCTTAAATTGATTGTCACAGATGCAAAAGTAAGAGATTTTTGTGATCTTGATATAACCTTTATTAACGTACATGGCGATAAGCTTCGTTTCGAGGCTGGTGCCCTAATTAAACATATTACCGTGGATGCTACGTATGACTTTGATATACAATTACTGGTGTCGCTTGCTCATAAAGGACTAATTCACGTTACTACAG ATGACCTAGGCGTAAAATTGGAAGTACAATTAAAAGAGGTAACCAAGAACAACAAAACACAGATGTACATATCGAAAACAAAATCGCAGATAGATATTACAAAATACACTTTTCAATTTGATGACGAAAAGGAGGGCTTAGGTCAATTACATGACATTCTTACCAAAACTATAAACGACAACGCCaaggaaattataaataaaattaaaccatCGCTAGAACTAGCGCTCTCTAAAACGTTTATGTCAGtttataacaaagtaatttaCAACAGATTTGAGCAACTATTTCCTGATGAAGTTTAG
- the LOC113002644 gene encoding uncharacterized protein LOC113002644, which produces MFAAFFAFVFITTTYAANDLPSYIRLCGRNSPNDVYGQCMKANIDNVKSTICSKGLPEFNVPPSQPITIDKIVIYDTNNLKLSVEDVKLTDFCDFEITSNNVSSDKLRFEFALKYDRIVMDGTYNFDIQLLVSLANKGLFHVTTNDATATMDVELKEVTKNGKTEIYASKVKTKLNIKNFVFEFNDKEDNLAQLHEVLSQTINNNSKEIISKLNPSFEQAISKLLMSVLKKVFYNRFEQLFPNDA; this is translated from the exons CTTCCTACATTCGCTTGTGTGGACGTAACAGTCCCAACGATGTCTACGGTCAATGCATGAAAGCTAACATAGATAATGTGAAGAGTACGATTTGCAGTAAAGGGTTACCAGAATTTAACGTTCCTCCCAGTCAGCCAATAACTATTgacaaaatagttatttatgaCACTAATAATCTTAAATTGAGCGTCGAAGATGTAAAACTAACAGATTTTTGTGATTTTGAAATAACCTCTAATAACGTGTCTTCTGATAAGCTTCGTTTTGAGTTTGCTCTCAAATATGATCGTATTGTCATGGACGGCACGTATAACTTCGATATACAATTACTAGTATCACTTGCTAATAAAGGACTATTTCACGTTACTACAA ATGACGCAACCGCAACGATGGACGTAGAATTGAAAGAGGTAACGAAGAACGGTAAAACAGAAATATACGCATcgaaagtaaaaacaaaattaaatattaaaaattttgtttttgaatttaaTGACAAAGAGGATAACTTAGCTCAACTGCATGAAGTTCTTTCTCAAACTATAAACAACAACTCCAAGGAAATTATAAGTAAACTTAATCCATCATTTGAACAGGCGATATCCAAACTGTTGATGTCGGTtttaaagaaagtattttataacagaTTTGAGCAATTGTTTCCTAATGATGCATAA
- the LOC105203863 gene encoding uncharacterized protein LOC105203863 produces the protein MFGTLFIFAVLTVNVATALPSYIHVCGRKDPDYNQCVAENLNSVKDKVCGGFPEFNVSSGIPLNIKKMVIYNTNEFKLYLKDVAITNFCDYVVNSVYVDSNRLHFSIDATFKTFTIDALYNFDIHILEMPLAHEGPVHIQGNASMKIDIDAKVATKNKKTEIYAAKVKSNLYALNFEYTFPETGEELVQLYQAVRSVVDNNNKNVYIAIKPIIEERFSQFVLSIFNGIIHANYEKLFPE, from the exons atgtttggtacgctttttatttttgctgttCTGACAGTGAATGTTGCAACCGCACTAC CTTCCTACATTCATGTTTGTGGTCGCAAAGATCCTGACTATAATCAATGCGTCGCGGAGAACCTCAACAGTGTGAAGGATAAAGTCTGTGGAGGATTTCCGGAATTTAATGTTTCTTCGGGCATAccattaaatattaagaaaatggtTATCTACAATACAAACGAGTTTAAACTTTACCTCAAAGATGTAGCAATAACGAATTTTTGTGATTACGTCGTAAACTCGGTCTACGTAGATTCTAACCGACTCCACTTTAGTATTGATGCCACATTCAAGACTTTTACCATAGATGCTTTGTATAACTTTGACATACACATCCTGGAGATGCCCCTTGCACATGAGGGACCAGTTCACATTCAGG gtAACGCATCAATGAAAATAGACATAGACGCAAAAGTGGcaactaaaaacaaaaaaacggaGATATATGCTGCGAAAGTAAAATCAAACCTCTATGccttaaattttgaatatacgTTTCCTGAAACTGGAGAGGAATTAGTTCAATTGTACCAAGCTGTTAGAAGTGTCGTAgacaacaataataaaaatgtttatatcgcAATTAAACCAATAATTGAAGAGAGATTTTCTCAATTCGTCCTCTCAATTTTTAACGGAATTATACATGCTAATTACGAGAAATTGTTTCCCGAATAA